One Elaeis guineensis isolate ETL-2024a chromosome 10, EG11, whole genome shotgun sequence genomic window carries:
- the LOC105053455 gene encoding mediator of RNA polymerase II transcription subunit 20a isoform X2 has protein sequence MPNQGVTLTTQILTEACQCVESQLGGAKDGRWKTALTYYRPALREASASGDLPRELLGVALHDQLGSYYFLLRAHRLILQADSSMQALMDKLQSYKPRVVLNFEGFQYRLGDFQVRVGKCVPSSEVLRGIMMEVEYLPLSSIEKSRQILEDFFDIWQDTVKKRSLPGHFILVEPNFADYGLQDHYTPQHTAVQYATCMTQLMAAVRN, from the exons Atg CCGAACCAGGGGGTGACGCTGACCACCCAGATCCTGACGGAGGCGTGCCAGTGCGTGGAGAGCCAGCTGGGCGGCGCCAAGGACGGGCGGTGGAAGACGGCGCTCACCTACTACCGCCCCGCGCTGCGCGAGGCGTCGGCATCGGGGGACCTCCCCCGGGAGTTGCTGGGCGTTGCCCTCCACGACCAACTGGGAAGCTACTACTTCCTCCTCCGCGCCCACCGCCTCATCCTCCAGGCAGACTCCTCCATGCAGGCCCTCATGGATAAGCTCCAGTCCTACAAGCCCCGTGTCGTCCTCAACTTCGAG GGATTTCAATACCGACTCGGTGACTTTCAAGTGAGGGTGGGAAAATGTGTTCCATCCTCTGAGGTTCTGAGGGGAATTATGATGGAG GTAGAATACCTTCCCTTGTCTTCAATAGAAAAATCCAGGCAAATTCTGGAAGATTTCTTTGACATATGGCAGGACACAGTAAAGAAGAGGTCATTGCCTGGCCATTTTATTCTTGTTGAACCAAATTTTGCAGACTATGGCCTTCAAGACCATTATACTCCTCAACATACAGCGGTACAGTATGCAACTTGCATGACCCAACTGATGGCTGCTGTAAGAAATTAG
- the LOC105053455 gene encoding mediator of RNA polymerase II transcription subunit 20a isoform X3, with protein MPVKWLMHWQPNQGVTLTTQILTEACQCVESQLGGAKDGRWKTALTYYRPALREASASGDLPRELLGVALHDQLGSYYFLLRAHRLILQADSSMQALMDKLQSYKPRVVLNFEVEYLPLSSIEKSRQILEDFFDIWQDTVKKRSLPGHFILVEPNFADYGLQDHYTPQHTAVQYATCMTQLMAAVRN; from the exons ATGCCCGTCAAAtg gCTGATGCACTGGCAGCCGAACCAGGGGGTGACGCTGACCACCCAGATCCTGACGGAGGCGTGCCAGTGCGTGGAGAGCCAGCTGGGCGGCGCCAAGGACGGGCGGTGGAAGACGGCGCTCACCTACTACCGCCCCGCGCTGCGCGAGGCGTCGGCATCGGGGGACCTCCCCCGGGAGTTGCTGGGCGTTGCCCTCCACGACCAACTGGGAAGCTACTACTTCCTCCTCCGCGCCCACCGCCTCATCCTCCAGGCAGACTCCTCCATGCAGGCCCTCATGGATAAGCTCCAGTCCTACAAGCCCCGTGTCGTCCTCAACTTCGAG GTAGAATACCTTCCCTTGTCTTCAATAGAAAAATCCAGGCAAATTCTGGAAGATTTCTTTGACATATGGCAGGACACAGTAAAGAAGAGGTCATTGCCTGGCCATTTTATTCTTGTTGAACCAAATTTTGCAGACTATGGCCTTCAAGACCATTATACTCCTCAACATACAGCGGTACAGTATGCAACTTGCATGACCCAACTGATGGCTGCTGTAAGAAATTAG
- the LOC105053455 gene encoding mediator of RNA polymerase II transcription subunit 20a isoform X1 codes for MPVKWLMHWQPNQGVTLTTQILTEACQCVESQLGGAKDGRWKTALTYYRPALREASASGDLPRELLGVALHDQLGSYYFLLRAHRLILQADSSMQALMDKLQSYKPRVVLNFEGFQYRLGDFQVRVGKCVPSSEVLRGIMMEVEYLPLSSIEKSRQILEDFFDIWQDTVKKRSLPGHFILVEPNFADYGLQDHYTPQHTAVQYATCMTQLMAAVRN; via the exons ATGCCCGTCAAAtg gCTGATGCACTGGCAGCCGAACCAGGGGGTGACGCTGACCACCCAGATCCTGACGGAGGCGTGCCAGTGCGTGGAGAGCCAGCTGGGCGGCGCCAAGGACGGGCGGTGGAAGACGGCGCTCACCTACTACCGCCCCGCGCTGCGCGAGGCGTCGGCATCGGGGGACCTCCCCCGGGAGTTGCTGGGCGTTGCCCTCCACGACCAACTGGGAAGCTACTACTTCCTCCTCCGCGCCCACCGCCTCATCCTCCAGGCAGACTCCTCCATGCAGGCCCTCATGGATAAGCTCCAGTCCTACAAGCCCCGTGTCGTCCTCAACTTCGAG GGATTTCAATACCGACTCGGTGACTTTCAAGTGAGGGTGGGAAAATGTGTTCCATCCTCTGAGGTTCTGAGGGGAATTATGATGGAG GTAGAATACCTTCCCTTGTCTTCAATAGAAAAATCCAGGCAAATTCTGGAAGATTTCTTTGACATATGGCAGGACACAGTAAAGAAGAGGTCATTGCCTGGCCATTTTATTCTTGTTGAACCAAATTTTGCAGACTATGGCCTTCAAGACCATTATACTCCTCAACATACAGCGGTACAGTATGCAACTTGCATGACCCAACTGATGGCTGCTGTAAGAAATTAG